The following proteins come from a genomic window of Micavibrio aeruginosavorus EPB:
- the trhO gene encoding oxygen-dependent tRNA uridine(34) hydroxylase TrhO: MVMKMTNTYPYKIAALYRFVALSDIPALKDRVAAECTRLNICGTLLIAPEGINGTIAGAPDDLDAIVDFLDGLFAVRQGELKYSHASDKPFKRMKVRPKKEIITMKQPDADPTKLVGTYVAPKDWNAIISDPDVVVLDTRNQYETAVGTFRGAVDPKTEFFTEFPDFVQKHLDPAKHKKVAMYCTGGIRCEKASSYMLSQGFEEVYHLKGGILQYLEDVPAEESLWDGGCFVFDQRVAVTHGLKEGTWDICLGCGHPLAPEEHAHEAYEAGVSCSHCHEGLSEERRNMLRQRHNFLIRERGEGTRA, encoded by the coding sequence ATGGTGATGAAAATGACGAACACATACCCGTATAAAATTGCGGCCCTGTACCGCTTTGTTGCCCTGTCTGATATCCCGGCTCTGAAGGACCGCGTTGCGGCCGAATGCACCCGGCTGAACATCTGTGGCACATTGTTGATCGCCCCCGAAGGGATCAACGGCACCATTGCCGGCGCGCCCGATGATCTGGATGCGATTGTCGATTTTCTGGACGGATTGTTCGCCGTGCGTCAGGGCGAATTGAAATATTCCCATGCATCGGACAAGCCATTCAAACGCATGAAGGTGCGTCCGAAAAAAGAAATCATCACCATGAAACAACCGGACGCCGACCCGACGAAACTGGTCGGCACCTATGTCGCGCCGAAAGATTGGAACGCGATCATCAGCGACCCGGATGTTGTTGTTCTGGACACCCGCAATCAATACGAAACCGCCGTGGGCACGTTCCGCGGGGCCGTGGACCCGAAAACGGAATTTTTCACGGAATTTCCGGATTTTGTGCAGAAACATCTCGACCCGGCAAAACATAAGAAGGTCGCCATGTATTGCACCGGCGGCATTCGATGCGAAAAAGCATCCAGCTATATGCTGTCCCAAGGGTTTGAAGAGGTGTACCACCTGAAGGGTGGCATTTTGCAATATCTGGAAGATGTTCCCGCCGAAGAATCATTGTGGGATGGCGGGTGTTTCGTGTTCGACCAGCGCGTCGCCGTCACCCATGGCCTGAAAGAGGGCACATGGGATATCTGCCTCGGCTGCGGCCATCCGCTGGCCCCGGAAGAGCACGCCCATGAAGCGTACGAAGCGGGCGTGTCCTGCTCCCACTGCCATGAAGGCTTGAGCGAAGAACGCCGTAATATGTTGCGCCAGCGGCATAATTTCCTGATCCGCGAACGCGGCGAAGGCACACGGGCGTAA
- a CDS encoding hydrogen peroxide-inducible genes activator has protein sequence MKTLPSLRQLQYLLALSETLSFSRAAKLCHVTQSTLSAGIRDLEAILGQPVVERTSRRVTLSTFGRDVLPYARATLDQAEKLVDQARARRTPLTGALRLGVIPTIAPYLLPDILPGLHADYPALDLHLREDMTARLITALDRNDIDAALIALPYESNGMVQMELFSEPFVLVQAADQVPTMPRRITLDTLKDQAILLLEDGHCLRDHAREACRLQDHAKEKTFSATSLPTLLQMVQHGYGATLLPAMAVRAGFLPQGLQIHEFNAPAPQRKIGLVWRQNSARGAEFRLLGQHIAANVEQKSQAGYR, from the coding sequence ATGAAGACACTGCCCAGCCTGCGGCAATTACAATATCTGTTAGCATTGTCGGAGACCCTGTCGTTTAGCCGGGCGGCGAAGCTGTGCCATGTGACGCAATCAACATTGAGCGCGGGGATTCGCGATCTGGAGGCCATTCTGGGCCAGCCCGTTGTGGAGCGCACCAGCCGACGGGTCACACTGTCGACCTTCGGGCGCGATGTGTTGCCCTATGCGCGCGCGACACTGGATCAGGCAGAGAAGCTGGTCGATCAGGCCCGCGCCCGCCGGACGCCACTGACCGGGGCCTTGCGGCTGGGCGTTATTCCCACCATCGCCCCCTATCTTCTGCCCGACATTCTGCCCGGCCTGCACGCCGATTACCCGGCACTGGACCTGCACCTGCGCGAGGATATGACGGCCCGGCTGATCACCGCGCTGGACCGCAATGACATTGACGCCGCGTTGATTGCGTTGCCATATGAATCAAACGGCATGGTGCAGATGGAGTTATTTTCCGAACCCTTCGTCCTGGTCCAGGCCGCCGATCAAGTGCCGACCATGCCCCGGCGCATTACACTGGACACGCTGAAAGACCAAGCCATCCTGTTGCTGGAAGACGGGCATTGCCTGCGCGATCACGCTCGCGAGGCCTGCCGCCTGCAAGACCATGCGAAGGAAAAGACGTTCAGCGCCACCAGCCTGCCGACCTTGTTACAGATGGTCCAGCACGGGTACGGGGCCACCCTGTTGCCCGCCATGGCCGTGCGGGCCGGGTTTTTGCCCCAGGGGCTTCAAATTCATGAATTTAACGCCCCGGCCCCCCAACGGAAAATCGGGCTGGTTTGGCGGCAAAATAGCGCCCGCGGGGCGGAATTTCGCCTGTTGGGCCAGCATATTGCCGCAAATGTTGAACAGAAAAGCCAAGCGGGGTATAGGTAA
- a CDS encoding peroxiredoxin, with protein MLGIGDRLPDFSVTGVKPKFMKHEENGESAFETITQDSFEGKWKVIFFYPKDFTFVCPTEIVEFAKLNKDFADRDCVVLGGSTDNEFCKLAWRREHKDLANLDQWSFGDTNGSLVDGLGIRDYDAGVALRATFVVDPHNVIQHVTVNGLNVGRNPKETLRVLDALQTDELCPCNRPVGGDVIDLKAA; from the coding sequence ATGCTCGGTATTGGCGATCGTCTCCCGGATTTTTCCGTCACCGGTGTAAAACCGAAATTCATGAAGCACGAAGAAAACGGTGAATCCGCGTTCGAAACCATCACGCAGGATAGCTTCGAAGGGAAATGGAAAGTCATTTTCTTCTACCCGAAAGATTTCACCTTCGTGTGCCCGACCGAAATCGTTGAATTCGCGAAACTGAACAAAGACTTCGCGGATCGTGATTGCGTCGTTCTGGGCGGCAGCACGGACAACGAATTCTGCAAACTGGCCTGGCGCCGTGAACACAAAGACCTGGCCAACCTGGATCAGTGGAGCTTCGGCGACACCAACGGGTCCCTGGTCGATGGCCTGGGCATTCGTGATTACGATGCGGGCGTAGCCTTGCGCGCGACCTTCGTTGTTGATCCGCACAACGTGATCCAACACGTCACCGTGAACGGCCTGAACGTTGGTCGTAACCCGAAAGAAACGCTGCGCGTTCTGGACGCTTTGCAAACGGACGAACTGTGCCCGTGCAACCGCCCGGTTGGCGGCGACGTTATCGATCTCAAAGCCGCTTAA
- a CDS encoding carboxymuconolactone decarboxylase family protein: protein MSIEAIQNMIPDFAKDIRLNLSTLASEETLNDQRKWGTFVACAHGARNADIIRLVEAEAATKLSPEALNAARAAAAIMAMNNVYYKFVGMAENADYKTMPAKLRMNVIGNPGVDKADFELWSLAVSAINGCGFCVNAHDAILMKAGVDKAEVQAAVRIAAVINAAAAIVDGAVAMDQDLAKAA from the coding sequence ATGAGCATTGAAGCCATTCAAAACATGATCCCCGATTTTGCGAAGGATATTCGCCTGAACCTGTCCACGTTGGCGTCCGAAGAAACGCTGAATGACCAACGCAAATGGGGCACGTTCGTGGCCTGTGCCCATGGGGCGCGGAATGCGGATATTATCCGTCTGGTCGAAGCCGAAGCCGCAACGAAATTGTCGCCGGAGGCGTTAAATGCCGCCCGTGCCGCCGCCGCGATCATGGCGATGAACAATGTGTATTACAAATTTGTCGGGATGGCCGAAAATGCCGATTACAAAACCATGCCGGCCAAACTGCGCATGAATGTGATTGGCAACCCGGGCGTGGACAAGGCCGATTTTGAATTGTGGTCGTTGGCGGTATCCGCGATCAATGGCTGTGGTTTCTGTGTGAACGCCCACGATGCCATTTTGATGAAAGCCGGCGTTGACAAAGCCGAGGTTCAAGCCGCTGTGCGTATCGCCGCCGTGATCAACGCCGCCGCTGCTATTGTTGATGGCGCGGTCGCGATGGATCAGGATTTGGCAAAAGCGGCCTAA
- a CDS encoding mechanosensitive ion channel family protein, whose protein sequence is MTAASSPKTDESITNLTAEVLDIDPAALKSWIEHASDWTVANVLTLDTAIEAIIILAAISVGFMIDKISSAKLAQVINRLHAPHIVKRVLQKIRKSLAPVSIFILLSLCLTFLPSMIPDIRLGLVDAVTRLTAAWIVIRLVVQIVHNPTMRNVIAFITWSIAALSIFGFLDDTVEALNATSLTIGDFQLTALTVVKCLFATMIMVYIASSISRTVERRLINIPAMTSGSRLLIGKIVRIVLTILAVMIGLTMAGVNLSALAVFSGAVGIGVGLGLQRGVSNLFTGMMLLMDRTIQPGDVIELSTGGIGTVKQMGSRCTEVITLDRRSYLIPNEELVTQPVINWSRGGRESLVSVVFGVDYSHNPHQIITLARATTDGHPRILQFPEPSCLFTGFGDNSLDFQLNFWIADPENGTAGIKSEILLALWDVFDQHDIKIPYPHREVFIHNKS, encoded by the coding sequence ATGACCGCAGCATCGAGCCCCAAAACCGATGAGAGCATCACCAACCTGACAGCGGAAGTTCTGGACATTGATCCCGCCGCATTGAAAAGCTGGATCGAACACGCATCCGACTGGACCGTTGCCAATGTGCTGACCCTGGACACGGCGATTGAAGCGATCATTATCCTGGCGGCGATTTCCGTTGGGTTTATGATCGACAAAATATCGTCGGCCAAGCTGGCCCAGGTGATCAACCGCCTGCACGCCCCCCATATCGTCAAACGCGTATTGCAGAAAATTCGAAAATCTCTGGCCCCGGTCAGCATCTTTATCCTGCTATCCTTGTGCCTGACGTTCCTGCCCTCCATGATACCGGATATCCGGCTGGGTCTGGTTGACGCGGTCACACGTTTGACGGCGGCCTGGATCGTGATCCGACTGGTGGTTCAGATCGTTCATAACCCGACAATGCGGAATGTGATCGCCTTTATCACATGGTCGATTGCCGCGCTCAGCATCTTTGGTTTTCTCGATGATACGGTTGAGGCCCTGAATGCGACATCACTGACCATCGGCGATTTCCAGTTGACCGCTTTGACTGTTGTCAAATGCCTGTTTGCAACCATGATCATGGTTTATATCGCATCCAGCATTTCACGCACGGTGGAACGCCGTTTGATTAACATTCCGGCGATGACCAGCGGGTCACGCCTGTTGATTGGGAAAATTGTTCGCATCGTCCTGACCATTCTGGCGGTTATGATCGGGCTGACCATGGCGGGGGTTAATTTGTCGGCTTTGGCCGTCTTCTCTGGTGCCGTGGGCATCGGGGTGGGTCTGGGCCTGCAACGCGGTGTGTCCAACCTGTTTACGGGCATGATGTTGCTGATGGATCGCACCATCCAGCCCGGCGATGTGATTGAACTGTCCACCGGCGGAATTGGCACCGTGAAGCAGATGGGCTCGCGATGCACCGAGGTCATTACGCTGGATCGTCGATCATACCTGATCCCGAATGAGGAATTGGTCACACAGCCCGTCATTAACTGGTCCCGTGGTGGGCGGGAAAGTCTGGTCAGCGTTGTCTTCGGCGTGGATTACAGCCACAATCCGCACCAGATTATCACCTTGGCCAGGGCCACAACGGACGGGCATCCCCGTATCCTGCAATTCCCGGAACCGTCCTGCCTGTTTACAGGGTTCGGGGACAATTCACTGGATTTCCAATTGAATTTTTGGATTGCCGATCCGGAAAATGGCACGGCTGGGATCAAAAGCGAAATTCTTCTGGCCCTGTGGGATGTGTTTGATCAACACGATATTAAAATCCCCTATCCCCACCGGGAAGTGTTCATCCATAATAAATCATAA
- a CDS encoding TetR/AcrR family transcriptional regulator has product MSHAYALNQIHTDAAMDTPMSEGGLHAPQAPIPAKSGRPRSEESRKAILDATRRLMLHTPLRDLSIEAIARKAGVGKTTIYRWWPNKVAVVIEAFSDQLDLHTPNLTDLSMTMTDALMGQVDKMIRHLRGRNGRIIADIMAEAQADEGVMALLQAFYMDTRKQTLQHIVYQGQRSGEFAAVIAPDIAADMIMGPVFFRLLTTRDGLDDRFIEDYPVTVLNMIRGA; this is encoded by the coding sequence ATGTCACACGCCTACGCCCTGAACCAGATTCACACCGATGCCGCGATGGACACCCCCATGAGCGAGGGCGGATTGCACGCCCCGCAAGCCCCCATCCCGGCAAAATCCGGTCGCCCGCGCAGCGAGGAATCCCGCAAAGCCATTCTGGACGCCACCCGTCGCCTGATGTTGCACACACCATTGCGTGATTTGTCGATCGAGGCGATTGCGCGCAAGGCCGGCGTCGGCAAAACCACCATCTACCGCTGGTGGCCGAACAAGGTCGCGGTGGTGATTGAGGCGTTTTCCGATCAATTGGATCTGCACACCCCCAACCTGACCGACCTGTCGATGACCATGACGGACGCGCTGATGGGTCAGGTTGATAAAATGATCCGCCATTTGCGTGGCCGCAACGGCCGCATCATCGCCGACATCATGGCCGAGGCCCAGGCCGATGAAGGCGTGATGGCCCTGCTTCAGGCTTTTTACATGGACACACGCAAACAGACCCTGCAACACATCGTGTACCAAGGCCAGCGCAGCGGTGAATTTGCCGCCGTCATCGCCCCGGATATTGCCGCCGATATGATTATGGGCCCTGTATTTTTCCGCCTGTTGACCACGCGGGACGGGTTGGATGACCGTTTTATTGAGGATTACCCGGTCACGGTTTTGAATATGATCCGGGGGGCTTAG
- a CDS encoding ATP-grasp domain-containing protein codes for MKIWFIYERDLDTPEAFETLRYMEEGKKLGHDVTVYKPNQFEILVADGDAEPSILIDGVKTALPDVCFPYLARNENMYFCLAVIREMERQGVLVMNDAATIECVCDKLHTHQVLAQHNIPTPTTMLAKFPVDVKMVEKHLGFPVVVKTVLGTQGSGVFLLNNENEFTDMMAFIGETSSGVQLIMQKFVAASSGRDLRLFVVDGKVIGAMERRSGNGSFKANYSLGGSVAKFEPDAEAEWIAVKTARALGADIAGIDLLFTDDGHYTVCEANVFPGFKGLEKACGVNIPKQVYVGIENLLSEHRAARRATAAVATGGGASFTRWLGNVRSIFDTKTAKAKKKAA; via the coding sequence ATGAAAATCTGGTTTATTTACGAGCGTGACCTCGACACCCCCGAAGCGTTTGAAACGCTGCGTTATATGGAAGAGGGCAAAAAGCTCGGCCATGATGTGACCGTCTACAAACCCAACCAATTCGAAATTCTGGTCGCCGATGGTGATGCGGAACCCAGCATCCTGATCGACGGCGTCAAAACCGCTTTGCCGGATGTGTGCTTCCCCTATCTGGCGCGTAACGAAAACATGTATTTCTGCCTGGCCGTTATTCGTGAAATGGAACGCCAGGGCGTTCTGGTCATGAACGATGCCGCGACCATTGAATGCGTATGCGACAAATTGCACACGCACCAGGTTCTGGCCCAACACAACATCCCGACCCCGACCACGATGCTGGCCAAATTCCCGGTCGATGTGAAAATGGTTGAAAAACACCTGGGCTTCCCGGTTGTTGTGAAAACCGTTCTGGGCACACAGGGCAGCGGGGTTTTCCTGCTGAACAACGAAAACGAATTTACCGACATGATGGCGTTCATCGGCGAAACCAGTTCCGGTGTGCAGTTGATCATGCAGAAATTTGTCGCCGCATCATCGGGCCGTGACCTGCGTTTGTTCGTGGTTGATGGCAAGGTTATCGGTGCGATGGAACGTCGTTCCGGCAATGGCAGCTTCAAGGCCAACTACTCTCTGGGTGGATCGGTCGCGAAATTTGAACCCGATGCCGAAGCCGAATGGATTGCGGTGAAAACCGCCCGTGCCCTGGGCGCGGATATTGCGGGTATTGACCTGTTGTTCACGGATGATGGTCATTACACCGTGTGCGAAGCCAATGTGTTCCCGGGCTTTAAGGGCCTGGAAAAAGCCTGCGGTGTGAATATTCCGAAACAGGTTTATGTCGGTATTGAAAATCTGCTGTCCGAACATCGTGCTGCGCGCCGTGCAACGGCGGCTGTGGCCACGGGCGGTGGTGCATCCTTCACCCGCTGGCTGGGCAACGTTCGCAGCATCTTCGACACGAAGACCGCCAAGGCGAAAAAGAAAGCAGCCTAA
- a CDS encoding penicillin-binding protein activator, translating to MFQRLSVLFFMIFTAATLLTACGSSSSSPWTRPTTQAPASEAPGSLDARGQWLNTDPQTGVQTDALLNQPGDSTGTFTPPPAAIPMQNLPPVKVALLVPLSGQGKEVGEAIMNAAQLALFDVGYDAFELMPRDTHGTAQGASAAAESAARDGAQLILGPLFADEVRAVKSVANRYNLNVIGFSTDWKLAGGNTFLMGFMPFGQVQRVVDYAATRGIRNVGVMIPDSEYGQMVYSAFQNRAPVVGMQMTSSMRFTPGDKNMTDAVKQFSQYDLRHTSGAPAPFEAVMIPAGGTDARALANLLTYFDMPPQQVRRIGTGLWDDVTLASDKNLQGAWFAAPEPSALYTFNTKYRNAYGITPPRVATLGYDAAALAVVLARNGHMTQGAPAFDWNSIMNPNGFAGLDGIFRFRPDGLVDRGLAVLEYRNGQIVVVDPAPKTFQSPIQQSSVIQ from the coding sequence ATGTTTCAGCGTCTTTCCGTTCTGTTTTTTATGATTTTTACGGCGGCCACCCTGTTGACCGCCTGCGGATCATCATCCTCCAGCCCGTGGACCCGCCCGACGACGCAGGCCCCGGCCAGCGAAGCCCCGGGTTCTTTGGACGCGCGGGGTCAATGGCTGAACACCGATCCGCAAACCGGGGTACAAACGGACGCTTTGTTGAACCAGCCGGGGGATAGCACGGGCACATTCACCCCGCCGCCCGCCGCGATTCCAATGCAAAACCTGCCCCCGGTGAAGGTGGCCTTGCTGGTGCCGCTGTCCGGCCAGGGCAAGGAAGTGGGCGAAGCGATTATGAACGCCGCGCAACTGGCGCTGTTCGATGTCGGCTATGACGCTTTTGAATTGATGCCGCGTGACACGCACGGCACAGCCCAGGGCGCATCCGCCGCCGCCGAAAGCGCCGCCCGCGATGGCGCGCAACTGATTTTGGGCCCGCTGTTCGCCGATGAAGTGCGCGCGGTCAAAAGCGTAGCCAATCGCTATAACCTGAACGTCATCGGATTTTCGACGGATTGGAAACTGGCCGGGGGCAACACCTTCCTGATGGGCTTTATGCCGTTTGGCCAGGTCCAGCGCGTTGTTGATTACGCCGCCACACGCGGTATCCGCAATGTTGGCGTCATGATTCCGGACAGCGAATATGGCCAGATGGTGTACAGCGCCTTCCAAAACCGGGCCCCGGTTGTTGGTATGCAGATGACATCATCCATGCGCTTCACCCCCGGCGACAAAAACATGACCGATGCAGTCAAGCAATTCAGCCAGTATGACCTGCGTCACACCTCCGGCGCGCCGGCCCCGTTTGAAGCCGTTATGATTCCGGCCGGTGGAACCGATGCACGGGCGCTGGCCAACCTGCTCACCTATTTCGACATGCCGCCGCAACAGGTGCGCCGTATCGGAACGGGGCTGTGGGATGATGTCACGCTGGCGTCGGACAAAAACCTGCAGGGTGCATGGTTTGCCGCGCCGGAACCGTCGGCCCTGTATACGTTCAACACCAAATACCGTAACGCCTATGGCATCACGCCGCCGCGCGTCGCAACGCTGGGCTATGATGCCGCCGCACTGGCCGTCGTTCTGGCCCGCAATGGCCACATGACGCAAGGAGCTCCCGCCTTTGACTGGAATTCCATTATGAACCCGAACGGGTTTGCGGGATTGGACGGTATTTTCCGTTTCCGCCCGGATGGATTGGTGGATCGCGGCCTGGCCGTTTTGGAATATCGGAATGGCCAGATCGTGGTGGTCGATCCCGCCCCCAAAACATTCCAAAGCCCGATCCAGCAAAGCAGCGTGATCCAGTAA
- the rsmI gene encoding 16S rRNA (cytidine(1402)-2'-O)-methyltransferase: protein MKTLHPVSLPSGLYLVSTPIGNLRDMTLRALDVLTAVDTIICEDTRVTAKLLQAHGIPNKPLLVLNDHSENKGRAAILSRLANGESMALVSDAGTPLVSDPGYKLVRDAQDLGIMVTSLPGANAPLTALQLSGLPSDAFCFIGFLPSKSVARKKEWQRWAHSPATLLAFETAPRLLDSLIDMRDVLGDRDAAVVREITKMFEESRRGKISELIAHYTAGGAPKGEIVLVVSGAPDHVEMDDAAIDAMITSALDSMRVKDAAAFVAEQTGRPKKEIYERALIVSKQGRDE from the coding sequence ATGAAAACACTGCACCCCGTTTCCCTGCCGTCTGGCCTGTATCTGGTTTCAACACCCATCGGTAACCTGCGCGACATGACGCTGCGGGCGCTGGATGTTTTGACCGCCGTGGATACGATTATATGTGAAGACACCCGCGTGACCGCCAAATTGCTTCAGGCCCACGGCATTCCGAACAAGCCGCTGCTGGTTCTAAACGATCACAGCGAAAATAAGGGGCGGGCCGCGATCCTCAGCCGTCTGGCGAATGGCGAATCCATGGCGCTGGTGTCCGATGCTGGTACGCCATTGGTGTCCGATCCGGGCTATAAACTGGTTCGTGATGCCCAGGATTTGGGCATCATGGTCACCAGCCTGCCCGGCGCGAACGCGCCGCTGACGGCCTTGCAATTGTCTGGCCTGCCCAGTGATGCGTTTTGCTTCATCGGTTTTTTGCCGTCCAAATCGGTCGCACGCAAAAAGGAATGGCAGCGCTGGGCGCACAGTCCCGCGACCTTGCTGGCCTTTGAAACCGCACCGCGCCTGTTGGATTCATTGATTGATATGCGGGATGTTCTGGGCGACCGCGATGCCGCTGTGGTGCGCGAAATCACAAAAATGTTCGAAGAATCCCGCCGCGGAAAAATTTCCGAATTGATTGCCCATTACACGGCGGGAGGCGCGCCGAAGGGGGAAATCGTTCTGGTCGTATCCGGGGCACCCGATCATGTTGAAATGGATGATGCGGCGATTGATGCGATGATTACATCTGCGCTGGACAGCATGCGGGTCAAGGATGCCGCCGCGTTTGTGGCGGAGCAGACGGGCCGCCCGAAAAAGGAAATTTATGAACGCGCGCTGATTGTGTCGAAACAGGGACGCGATGAATGA
- a CDS encoding YraN family protein, with amino-acid sequence MKKTEPDRYRRGMNAEFWAAVYLRVRGYRILERRCRTPVGEIDIVARRGKNLVFVEVKSRMDMVTALESISPTQRGRIVRAAQYYMARLRREFDPRFDVIAIVPPFSLRHIRNAWDISGAL; translated from the coding sequence ATGAAGAAGACCGAACCGGATCGCTATCGCCGGGGTATGAACGCGGAATTTTGGGCCGCGGTTTATCTGCGTGTGCGCGGTTATCGCATTCTGGAGCGGCGTTGCCGCACCCCGGTCGGGGAAATTGACATTGTGGCCCGCCGCGGAAAAAATCTGGTCTTTGTCGAGGTGAAGAGCCGGATGGATATGGTCACGGCGCTGGAATCCATTTCGCCGACACAACGCGGGCGGATTGTGCGGGCGGCGCAATATTACATGGCGCGGCTACGGCGCGAATTTGATCCGCGTTTTGACGTGATTGCCATTGTTCCGCCCTTTTCCTTGCGTCATATTAGGAACGCGTGGGATATATCCGGCGCGCTCTAA
- a CDS encoding BON domain-containing protein — MKNSTSSVFMVFACATVLALGACSPLGVATGAGATVGIAAAGEGGISGAATDVRIRTQINESWFRHDVDMFRKVGLTVDQGRVLLTGIVQNPDHRVEAVRLVWQIDGVKQVINEIRVDESAGFVSYANDAWISTNMRTSMTFDRNILSINYSIDTVDGTVYIMGVARDQAELDRVIALAKNIRGVKQVVSYAKMLGEPIVSQAGQQ; from the coding sequence ATGAAAAATTCCACCTCATCTGTTTTTATGGTTTTTGCCTGCGCGACTGTTCTGGCGCTGGGGGCGTGTTCGCCGTTGGGTGTGGCCACGGGCGCGGGCGCCACTGTGGGTATTGCCGCCGCGGGCGAGGGCGGAATCAGTGGCGCGGCCACCGATGTCCGTATTCGTACACAAATTAACGAAAGCTGGTTCCGTCACGATGTGGACATGTTCCGCAAGGTCGGCCTGACCGTGGATCAGGGGCGCGTGCTGTTGACCGGTATTGTGCAGAACCCCGATCACCGTGTTGAAGCCGTGCGTCTGGTCTGGCAGATCGACGGGGTGAAGCAGGTCATCAACGAAATTCGCGTGGATGAAAGCGCGGGGTTTGTCAGCTATGCGAACGATGCGTGGATTTCCACGAACATGCGTACATCCATGACGTTTGACCGAAATATCCTGTCCATCAACTATTCCATCGATACGGTGGATGGCACGGTTTACATCATGGGTGTGGCGCGGGATCAGGCCGAATTGGACCGTGTGATTGCGCTGGCCAAAAATATTCGTGGCGTGAAACAGGTGGTCAGCTATGCCAAGATGCTGGGCGAGCCCATCGTGTCACAGGCGGGCCAACAATAA
- a CDS encoding SirB1 family protein, protein MNQSPISALRTDNPADVMNHLRGLGALPDGGIDLAGTALLLAALDQPGITLDQYESHLRRLSDDVRDRFAALIDAGAGDTPDTKIAALKHIICDQYGYDGDRDQYDDLQNASLIRTIDRRRGMPITLAILCIAVGRRIGWAVQGLNIPGHFVCRMDDGAVRVIFDPFNGCKILQAPDLRQLVKQTLGPNAELSADYYNPADNRTILVRLQNNIKLRRIEAEDYEGALNAVEAMRAFDPDEVRLLLDAGVLYARTGRLNDAVAALEAYIPRAPSPQDRQDAEMLLFQVRDILN, encoded by the coding sequence ATGAACCAATCCCCCATCTCTGCATTACGTACCGATAATCCGGCGGATGTTATGAATCATCTGCGCGGATTGGGGGCGTTGCCGGATGGGGGGATTGATCTGGCGGGCACGGCCTTGTTGCTGGCGGCGCTGGACCAGCCGGGGATTACGCTGGACCAATATGAAAGCCATCTGCGCCGTTTGTCCGATGATGTGCGTGACCGCTTCGCCGCGTTGATTGACGCCGGGGCGGGGGACACACCGGACACAAAAATTGCGGCGCTGAAACATATTATTTGCGATCAATATGGCTATGACGGGGATCGCGACCAGTATGATGATTTGCAAAATGCCAGCCTGATCCGCACCATTGATCGACGTCGTGGCATGCCGATTACATTGGCCATTCTGTGCATCGCGGTGGGGCGTCGCATTGGGTGGGCGGTGCAGGGGTTGAATATTCCCGGCCATTTTGTCTGCCGGATGGATGACGGTGCGGTGCGCGTGATTTTTGATCCGTTCAACGGATGTAAAATTTTACAGGCCCCCGATCTGCGCCAATTGGTGAAACAGACATTGGGGCCGAATGCGGAACTCTCGGCCGATTATTACAACCCGGCGGATAACCGAACCATTCTGGTGCGGTTACAAAACAATATAAAATTGCGCCGTATCGAAGCCGAAGATTACGAAGGGGCGCTGAATGCGGTTGAGGCCATGCGCGCCTTCGATCCGGACGAGGTTCGCCTGCTATTGGATGCAGGGGTCTTGTATGCGCGGACCGGGCGGCTGAATGATGCGGTCGCGGCGCTGGAGGCGTATATCCCGCGCGCACCCAGTCCGCAGGATCGGCAGGATGCGGAAATGCTTCTGTTTCAGGTGCGGGATATTCTAAACTGA